Proteins from one Procambarus clarkii isolate CNS0578487 chromosome 8, FALCON_Pclarkii_2.0, whole genome shotgun sequence genomic window:
- the Icmt gene encoding protein-S-isoprenylcysteine O-methyltransferase, producing MIRQAQISLQSFLLGLGILSYFILACGSRWPGVGEVVEWLWQRPWAYCGGFYLLVNIFIVLIFRGAEWQVAVRACFLGSVCGIGIIVTALCEASYHVFGWYMVVLTFFHYSEYLTTAIGNPRTLSLDSYLLNHSWAYGIAAVASWAEFFLERWLLPDMKKVWYVSVIGIIICLWGEIIRKSAMLTAKTNFNHIVQTKRQENHELVTWGAYRFFRHPSYVGWFWWSVGTQFILVNPFCAVAYTLASWIFFNDRIHFEEMTLINFFGEKYLDYQKKVGTGLPFIKGFILKK from the exons ATGATCCGCCAAGCTCAAATAAGCCTCCAGAGCTTCTTGTTAGGCCTGGGCATCTTGAGTTACTTCATACTAGCGTGTGGGAGCAGGTGGCCAGGCGTGGGAGAGGTAGTGGAGTGGTTGTGGCAGCGGCCCTGGGCCTACTGTGGGGGGTTCTACCTCCTCGTTAATATCTTCATAGTCCTTATCTTCCGTGGAGCTGAATGGCAG GTGGCTGTGCGAGCCTGTTTCTTGGGATCTGTGTGTGGTATTGGCATTATTGTCACAGCTTTGTGTGAGGCATCATACCATGTATTTGGATGGTATATGGTAGTATtaacatttttccactactctgagTACCTGACAACTGCTATTGGTAACCCCAGAACCCTCAGTCTAGACTCATACCTCTTGAACCACAGTTGGGCATATGGCATTGCCGCAGTTGCCAGTTGGGCAGAATTTTTTCTAGAGAGGTGGTTGCTCCCAGATATGAAGAAAGTTTGGTATGTTAGTGTTATTGGAATTATAATCTGTCTTTGGGGAGAGATTATAAGGAAATCAGCCATGCTCACGGCTAAAACCAATTTCAATCACATAGTTCAAACAAAGAGACAAGAAAATCATGAACTCGTCACATGGGGTGCCTACAGGTTCTTCAGGCATCCAAGCTATGTAGGATGGTTTTGGTGGAGTGTTGGCACTCAGTTTATTCTTGTTAACCCATTTTGTGCTGTGGCTTATACACTGGCTTCTTGGATCTTCTTCAATGATAGGATTCATTTTGAAGAAATGACACTTATAAATTTCTTTGGGGAAAAGTACCTTGATTATCAGAAGAAAGTAGGAACTGGCTTACCATTTATTAAGGGATTTATTTTGAAGAAATGA